The Streptomyces sp. SS1-1 genome has a segment encoding these proteins:
- a CDS encoding SWIM zinc finger family protein has protein sequence MRRAASAGPVAQPDPRADAGTGAGTTPARRAAEGAREALRAAREDRRRAAAQAEREGRPPHRTRRAASTGPAGERAPSAEAAHDTAAQRAREVRRLMADAFRMPTWEEGDEGQEGWDARGGGDGGDGGDGGDGWEAGEARDGHDTHDGRETRVPYDGHDTDAPGPAPTPADRAHATDRAAGDARPAEPSGASGPGRDPAPTSPDSDPASPDPRPGRDTLSTAPASPAPSPDSTHAPASGSAPTPQVPRSMAAPGRDGELRRTFPAFAPRAAGGVGFAETWWGNAWVAALEEGALDVERLARGRGYARRGHVDAITVTPGLVLAYVRGSRPRPYRVQVRLRTLGDAGWERFLDAVTERPAHIAALLDREMPQALAEGDVPLLPGPGDLDPRCSCPDRGHPCKHAAALCYQTARLLDADPFVLFLLRGRGERELLDALSRRNAARAARAAQEREPEPLTGVRATEALAAGRRLPPPPPPLPVPPHPEQPPVYPAAPGGPDPFALDQLATDAAARAHALLGTGRDPVGGLTLWQDAVRLAAARPGSGLTAGSRALYASLASAAGRTTADLARAVAAWRQGGPEGLAVLEEPWDPPAGRFDRARPLLLAADLPAFRPWRNHLTHPRGHVQVRLGRDGLWYPYESEPGRDDWWPRGTPDLDPVGAFTGLGGAQE, from the coding sequence CTGAGGCGGGCCGCGTCCGCGGGTCCTGTGGCGCAACCGGATCCCCGGGCCGACGCCGGCACGGGTGCCGGGACCACGCCGGCCCGGCGTGCGGCCGAGGGAGCCCGGGAGGCGCTGCGCGCCGCCCGGGAGGACCGACGCCGAGCCGCGGCACAGGCCGAGCGCGAGGGACGACCCCCACACCGCACCCGACGGGCCGCGTCCACCGGCCCGGCGGGGGAGCGGGCACCCAGTGCCGAGGCCGCTCACGACACCGCCGCCCAGCGCGCCCGCGAAGTACGGCGCCTGATGGCGGATGCCTTCAGGATGCCGACGTGGGAGGAGGGCGACGAGGGACAAGAGGGCTGGGACGCCCGGGGTGGCGGTGATGGCGGTGACGGCGGCGATGGCGGTGACGGCTGGGAGGCCGGCGAGGCCCGCGACGGCCATGACACCCACGACGGTCGCGAAACCCGCGTCCCCTACGACGGTCACGACACCGACGCCCCGGGTCCCGCCCCAACCCCGGCGGATCGCGCCCACGCGACGGACCGGGCTGCCGGAGACGCGAGGCCGGCGGAACCGTCCGGCGCCTCCGGGCCGGGTCGAGACCCTGCCCCCACTTCGCCGGACTCGGACCCTGCGTCCCCCGACCCCCGGCCTGGTCGGGACACACTGAGCACGGCCCCCGCTTCCCCCGCCCCCTCCCCGGACTCGACCCACGCCCCCGCCTCAGGCTCCGCCCCCACCCCCCAAGTGCCCCGCTCCATGGCCGCCCCCGGACGGGACGGGGAGCTGCGGCGGACCTTTCCGGCGTTCGCGCCACGGGCGGCCGGGGGCGTCGGGTTCGCCGAGACCTGGTGGGGCAATGCCTGGGTGGCCGCCCTGGAGGAGGGCGCCCTGGATGTCGAGCGACTGGCCCGGGGCCGGGGTTACGCGCGGCGAGGGCACGTCGACGCCATCACGGTGACGCCGGGACTGGTGCTGGCGTACGTGCGGGGCAGCCGGCCCCGGCCGTACCGCGTGCAGGTGCGGCTGCGGACGCTGGGCGACGCCGGCTGGGAGCGGTTCCTGGACGCCGTGACGGAACGCCCCGCGCACATCGCCGCGCTGCTGGACAGGGAGATGCCCCAGGCCCTCGCCGAGGGCGACGTGCCGCTGCTGCCCGGCCCCGGCGACCTCGACCCCCGGTGCAGCTGCCCCGACCGGGGACACCCCTGCAAGCACGCGGCGGCCCTCTGCTACCAGACGGCACGGCTGCTGGACGCCGACCCGTTCGTCCTGTTCCTGCTGCGCGGACGCGGCGAGCGGGAGCTGCTCGACGCCCTGTCCCGGCGCAACGCGGCGCGCGCCGCCCGCGCCGCGCAGGAACGGGAGCCCGAACCCCTGACGGGCGTACGCGCCACGGAGGCGCTGGCCGCGGGGCGCCGGCTCCCGCCGCCGCCACCCCCGCTGCCGGTGCCGCCGCACCCCGAGCAGCCCCCGGTGTACCCGGCGGCGCCGGGCGGCCCGGACCCGTTCGCGCTGGACCAGCTGGCCACCGACGCGGCGGCCCGGGCGCACGCCCTCCTGGGGACCGGCCGGGACCCGGTCGGCGGTCTGACGCTCTGGCAGGACGCGGTGCGGCTCGCCGCCGCCCGCCCCGGTTCCGGCCTCACCGCCGGCAGCCGCGCCCTGTACGCCTCCCTCGCGTCGGCCGCCGGCCGTACGACGGCCGACCTCGCGCGGGCCGTCGCCGCCTGGCGGCAGGGCGGCCCGGAGGGCCTGGCCGTCCTGGAGGAGCCCTGGGACCCGCCGGCGGGGCGCTTCGACCGGGCCCGCCCGCTGCTCCTCGCCGCGGACCTCCCGGCCTTCCGGCCCTGGCGCAACCACCTCACCCACCCGCGCGGTCATGTCCAGGTGCGCCTGGGCCGGGACGGGCTGTGGTACCCGTACGAGTCCGAGCCGGGCCGCGACGACTGGTGGCCCAGGGGCACCCCCGACCTGGACCCGGTCGGCGCCTTCACGGGACTCGGTGGCGCCCAGGAGTGA